In Desulfuribacillus alkaliarsenatis, the following proteins share a genomic window:
- a CDS encoding patatin-like phospholipase family protein yields the protein MKIGLALGSGGLKGAAHIGVIKALEDANIPIDMIAGTSAGSVISSLYYSGFNGTDLEALAKEVDLESYVDYTLSLSNIIIFLSAVFLRKLSFNVTPTKILPKGLVRGKLFEDYLNTLFKQKNCKNIPIFITSTDLHSAKQVVFTNASINKTAPSTNIEPLSDLANHVRASIAIPGVFMPVCYKDKLLVDGGVSNNVPADLLYKAGADKVIAVNLQSSLHKDNSIDTIFETMTRSIDILMVNNTKLRLSRYEYYLISPNVSDVKLNDFNKLHECIEVGYSITQQALPKIKAYLKS from the coding sequence ATGAAAATAGGTTTAGCTTTAGGGAGCGGTGGTTTGAAAGGGGCCGCCCATATAGGTGTAATTAAAGCTTTAGAAGATGCAAATATTCCAATAGATATGATTGCTGGCACCAGTGCTGGATCAGTGATTAGTTCATTATATTACTCTGGTTTTAATGGTACTGATTTGGAAGCACTAGCTAAGGAAGTAGACTTAGAATCATACGTAGATTATACATTAAGTCTATCTAACATAATTATATTTCTGTCTGCAGTCTTTTTAAGAAAATTATCCTTTAATGTTACACCAACCAAGATTTTACCTAAAGGTTTAGTTAGGGGTAAGCTATTTGAGGATTATTTGAATACTCTCTTCAAACAAAAAAACTGCAAAAATATTCCTATATTCATTACATCTACTGATTTGCATTCAGCAAAGCAAGTTGTGTTCACAAATGCCTCGATAAATAAAACGGCCCCCTCCACAAATATTGAGCCGTTATCTGATTTAGCTAACCATGTAAGAGCTAGTATAGCAATTCCAGGTGTATTTATGCCGGTTTGTTATAAAGATAAACTATTAGTTGATGGTGGTGTTAGTAATAATGTTCCTGCCGATTTACTATATAAAGCGGGGGCAGATAAAGTTATTGCCGTAAATCTACAGAGTTCATTACACAAGGATAATTCAATTGATACGATATTTGAAACAATGACACGGTCTATAGACATATTAATGGTCAATAATACAAAGCTTAGACTATCTAGATATGAATATTATTTGATTAGTCCTAATGTTTCAGACGTCAAATTAAATGATTTTAATAAACTACATGAATGTATAGAAGTAGGTTATAGTATCACACAGCAAGCATTACCAAAAATCAAGGCATATCTGAAAAGCTAG
- a CDS encoding CheR family methyltransferase: protein MDDFKDFIKKVYKKSGLDLAQYKEPQMKRRLTSLYLKHGHKNFNEFFDAIDKDRKLYDEFLDRMTINVSEFYRNSNRWSILQEKILPNIIKTNSRPKVWSAACSTGEEPYTLAIILSELLPTSSVNVTATDIDESAISRAKNGVYVKRSLQEVPDQIVKKYFRETEQGYAISDDIKKRVTFKKHNLLADRFDTGYDLIVCRNVMIYFTDEAKDELYRKFSNSLRSGGVLFVGSTEQIFNPQSYNLKALDTFFYEKL from the coding sequence ATGGATGATTTTAAAGATTTTATTAAAAAAGTTTACAAAAAATCAGGTTTAGACCTAGCTCAGTACAAAGAACCACAAATGAAACGTAGACTAACATCGCTTTATCTAAAGCACGGACATAAAAATTTCAACGAATTTTTCGATGCTATAGACAAAGACCGTAAGCTATATGACGAATTTTTAGATCGAATGACTATCAATGTATCTGAATTTTATAGGAACTCTAATAGATGGAGTATCCTACAAGAAAAAATACTACCTAACATTATTAAAACTAATAGTCGGCCAAAGGTTTGGAGTGCAGCATGTTCAACTGGAGAGGAGCCATATACGCTAGCAATTATTTTGTCAGAATTACTACCAACATCTTCAGTAAATGTAACTGCTACAGATATTGATGAGAGTGCAATCAGTCGAGCAAAAAATGGCGTATATGTTAAACGTTCCTTACAAGAGGTACCTGACCAGATAGTTAAAAAATATTTTAGAGAAACTGAACAAGGCTATGCAATAAGTGATGACATAAAAAAACGTGTAACCTTTAAAAAACATAATTTATTAGCAGACCGCTTTGATACAGGATATGACCTAATAGTCTGTCGGAATGTAATGATATACTTTACAGATGAAGCTAAGGATGAACTATATCGAAAATTCAGTAACTCTCTACGTTCTGGTGGCGTTTTATTTGTAGGTAGCACAGAGCAAATCTTTAATCCGCAATC